The following proteins are encoded in a genomic region of Mahella australiensis 50-1 BON:
- a CDS encoding SHOCT-like domain-containing protein — MDSDERLMILKMLQDGKITAEQGAELLSAVDDSDHIQKTNAKNKMLHVRVFDQSENTKVNVNVPLSMLKVALKLGNKFAKDSMPEDIDLEEIAKALEDGSEGKIVDIDSGDGQKVEIYVE; from the coding sequence ATGGATAGTGATGAGAGACTTATGATCCTTAAGATGCTTCAGGATGGTAAAATAACCGCTGAGCAAGGCGCCGAATTGCTCAGCGCTGTGGATGACAGCGACCACATCCAAAAAACCAATGCAAAAAATAAGATGCTCCATGTAAGGGTTTTTGATCAAAGCGAAAATACCAAGGTCAATGTGAATGTACCTTTATCCATGCTTAAAGTAGCACTTAAGCTGGGCAATAAATTTGCTAAGGATTCCATGCCTGAAGACATCGATTTGGAAGAAATAGCAAAAGCCCTGGAAGATGGTAGTGAAGGTAAAATAGTAGATATAGACAGTGGTGACGGTCAGAAGGTTGAAATATACGTAGAATAA
- the cas2 gene encoding CRISPR-associated endonuclease Cas2, with product MFVILVYDVNQSRVAKVLKLCRRYLYWVQNSVLEGELTEAGYKKLKYELSKIINKDEDSVIFYTFRSTKYSNREIMGLEKGGQENIL from the coding sequence ATGTTTGTGATATTAGTTTATGATGTAAACCAAAGCCGTGTTGCGAAGGTGTTGAAACTATGTCGACGATATCTTTATTGGGTGCAGAATTCGGTTTTGGAGGGTGAGCTTACAGAAGCCGGCTATAAAAAGCTGAAATATGAACTGAGCAAAATCATAAATAAAGATGAGGATTCGGTGATCTTTTATACATTTCGCTCCACTAAATATTCGAATAGAGAGATAATGGGACTCGAAAAAGGGGGCCAAGAAAATATTTTATAA
- a CDS encoding Cof-type HAD-IIB family hydrolase has product MQYELIVADMDGTLLNDKKEISPKNREYIEKYRKAGGLFTIATGRGRPAVEDIVKEININIPVIVYNGAQLYDFRNKKAIYEAFLDQKAYTMALVLLHKLNITFLAYQGPHMWVERISPVILKHLAKENIKINNVTAASIDTFPTEGINKILTITEQSDFDEFAMLFSQAGLTGVRFVQSEVNYFEILPEGVSKGHALEELAAYLDIPLSQTAAIGDHMNDIEMLRAAGLGVAMANARDEVKRCARFITKSNNDDGVAYFIELLLKDQIPN; this is encoded by the coding sequence ATGCAATACGAACTGATAGTGGCCGACATGGACGGCACATTGCTCAACGATAAAAAAGAGATATCACCTAAAAACCGCGAATATATAGAAAAATACAGAAAAGCGGGAGGCTTATTTACCATAGCAACCGGCAGAGGAAGGCCAGCTGTCGAGGATATAGTAAAAGAAATAAACATAAATATACCGGTCATAGTATATAACGGCGCTCAATTATATGATTTTCGCAATAAAAAGGCCATATACGAGGCATTTCTGGATCAAAAAGCTTATACAATGGCTTTGGTACTGCTGCACAAACTGAATATCACCTTCCTGGCATATCAGGGACCGCATATGTGGGTGGAAAGGATATCACCTGTAATATTAAAACATCTGGCGAAAGAAAATATAAAAATAAACAATGTTACCGCGGCCTCTATAGATACCTTCCCGACTGAAGGCATAAACAAGATATTGACCATAACCGAGCAAAGCGATTTCGACGAATTCGCAATGCTATTCTCTCAAGCAGGCCTTACAGGCGTGCGCTTCGTGCAATCTGAGGTAAACTACTTCGAAATACTGCCCGAGGGCGTATCCAAAGGACATGCATTGGAAGAATTGGCCGCATATCTTGACATCCCTCTGTCACAGACAGCAGCTATAGGCGATCATATGAACGACATAGAGATGTTGCGCGCAGCCGGCCTTGGCGTTGCCATGGCCAACGCGCGCGACGAGGTTAAAAGATGTGCCCGCTTTATAACCAAATCTAACAACGATGACGGCGTAGCTTATTTTATAGAACTATTGCTCAAAGACCAAATTCCTAATTAA
- a CDS encoding DUF2089 domain-containing protein, whose protein sequence is MENTVIGVCPICGQRLEVSALHCPKCDTEVKGHFHLCKFCYLTKEQRYFAEVFIKCRGNIREVEKELGISYPTVKSRLENLVEAMGYKDKVVRPNKDEHMEILRQLDDGEIDAETALNILKNL, encoded by the coding sequence ATGGAAAATACTGTAATAGGAGTGTGCCCTATCTGCGGACAGCGATTGGAAGTATCTGCGCTGCATTGTCCGAAGTGTGATACTGAGGTGAAGGGTCATTTCCATCTGTGTAAATTTTGCTATCTTACCAAAGAACAAAGGTATTTTGCTGAGGTGTTTATAAAGTGCCGTGGCAATATAAGAGAGGTAGAAAAAGAATTAGGAATATCATACCCCACTGTTAAAAGCCGATTGGAGAACCTAGTGGAGGCTATGGGATATAAAGATAAAGTCGTAAGACCGAATAAAGACGAACATATGGAGATACTTAGGCAATTGGATGACGGTGAAATCGACGCTGAAACAGCGTTAAATATATTAAAAAATCTGTGA
- the cas4 gene encoding CRISPR-associated protein Cas4, translating to MEDVDINGTLIWYYYICPRETWLMARHLTPDEHDENIEWGRFLHEHSYERDKKEIAVGNIKIDLLEKDDGGLVIGEVKKSSKYLQSARMQLLFYLSELKKLGIEAEGQLMFPEEREIIDVRLDQEAQVELDRACAAIADIVSAELPPQPARVHWCTSCAYAEMCWA from the coding sequence ATGGAAGACGTTGATATAAACGGCACGCTCATATGGTATTATTATATATGTCCGAGAGAAACGTGGCTTATGGCACGACACCTCACGCCTGATGAGCACGATGAAAATATAGAGTGGGGGCGCTTTTTGCACGAGCACAGCTATGAGCGCGATAAAAAGGAAATAGCGGTGGGCAATATAAAGATAGATCTTTTGGAGAAAGATGATGGTGGACTTGTAATAGGAGAGGTAAAGAAGAGCTCAAAGTATCTTCAAAGCGCTAGGATGCAGCTTTTGTTTTACTTATCTGAACTTAAGAAACTGGGCATCGAAGCAGAAGGCCAGTTGATGTTTCCTGAGGAAAGGGAAATCATAGATGTACGCCTAGACCAAGAAGCGCAGGTTGAGTTGGATAGGGCTTGTGCGGCAATTGCCGATATTGTGAGTGCCGAGTTACCACCGCAACCTGCCAGGGTTCATTGGTGTACTAGCTGTGCATATGCTGAAATGTGCTGGGCATAA
- the cas1b gene encoding type I-B CRISPR-associated endonuclease Cas1b — MKKSFYIFSSGEFERKDNTVYFKSEAGSKYIPIEDISEIMIFGEVNFNKRFIEFLSQKEVLLHFFNHYGYYTGSFYPREHLNSGYMILKQAEYYMDVDKRLCLARHFVQGATDNIQHVLKYYINRGRDSLQAISDEIDKLYAITYECTGVEELMAIEGNIRDQYYKGFDTIIDKPAFAFEQRTRRPPQNRMNTLISFGNSIIYTLVLSEIYKTHLDPRIGYLHTTNFRRFTLNLDVAEIFKPILVDRAIFTLLGKNMITANDFQSYADGIVLKEKAQKAFVTELDKRFATTINHRDLHRQVSYRSIIRMELYKLEKHFMGEKEYSPFVSRW, encoded by the coding sequence ATGAAAAAATCATTTTACATCTTTTCAAGTGGCGAATTCGAGCGCAAAGACAACACCGTTTATTTCAAATCAGAAGCCGGTTCAAAGTATATACCCATAGAAGATATAAGCGAGATAATGATATTCGGAGAGGTGAATTTCAATAAACGCTTCATTGAATTCTTATCGCAAAAAGAGGTACTTTTACATTTCTTCAACCACTATGGATATTATACCGGCAGCTTTTATCCAAGAGAACACCTGAATTCGGGGTACATGATCTTAAAACAGGCCGAGTACTATATGGACGTGGATAAAAGGCTATGCCTGGCCAGGCATTTTGTGCAGGGTGCCACTGATAATATACAGCATGTTCTTAAGTATTATATAAATAGGGGCAGGGATTCTCTGCAGGCGATATCGGATGAAATAGATAAACTCTATGCTATCACATATGAATGTACCGGTGTAGAAGAATTGATGGCTATAGAGGGCAATATACGGGACCAATATTATAAAGGCTTCGATACTATAATTGACAAGCCGGCATTTGCTTTCGAACAGCGTACCCGTAGACCGCCTCAGAATAGAATGAATACGCTCATAAGTTTTGGTAATTCTATCATATATACACTGGTGCTAAGCGAGATATATAAAACCCATCTGGACCCGAGGATAGGCTATTTGCATACCACAAACTTTCGACGTTTTACCTTAAATCTGGATGTAGCGGAAATTTTTAAGCCTATATTGGTGGACAGGGCTATATTTACATTGCTTGGTAAAAACATGATTACAGCCAACGATTTTCAATCTTATGCAGACGGTATTGTATTGAAGGAAAAAGCTCAGAAGGCTTTTGTGACCGAACTGGATAAACGTTTTGCCACTACTATAAATCACAGGGATTTGCATCGCCAGGTATCTTACAGGAGTATTATACGCATGGAATTATATAAATTGGAAAAGCATTTTATGGGCGAGAAAGAATATAGCCCGTTTGTATCACGTTGGTGA